A window from Chryseobacterium vaccae encodes these proteins:
- the msrB gene encoding peptide-methionine (R)-S-oxide reductase MsrB — MKNILIVLGIILGVAVFAAGSGFFNNRKPKVVMKEKENQEIMDNKNVREIYFAGGCFWGTEHFFQQIRGVVGTEVGYANGNTKNPTYEEVVSHTTGFAETVKVKYDPEQVDLKLLIDLYFKTIDPTSKDQQGNDRGNQYRTGIYFTDKADEAVVKDEVQKLAKNYSKPILVETISLKNFYKAEDYHQDYLDKNPGGYCHIEPGLFEMAKKANPLPKAKYQKQDKKALKGKLTAEQYNVTQENGTERPFQNEYWNETREGIYVDITTGEPLFISTDKFESGCGWPSFSKPITKKLIDEKLDRSHGMDRVEVRSKTGDAHLGHVFTDGPADKGGLRYCINSASLKFIPKAEMEQKGYGEYLPLLDKK, encoded by the coding sequence ATGAAAAATATATTGATTGTCCTCGGAATTATTCTGGGGGTTGCAGTTTTTGCTGCAGGATCCGGGTTTTTTAACAACAGAAAGCCCAAAGTAGTAATGAAAGAGAAAGAAAATCAGGAAATTATGGATAATAAAAATGTCAGAGAGATTTATTTTGCCGGAGGATGTTTCTGGGGTACCGAACACTTTTTTCAACAGATTCGAGGAGTGGTAGGAACGGAGGTAGGCTATGCCAACGGAAATACCAAAAATCCAACGTATGAGGAAGTGGTAAGCCATACCACAGGTTTTGCAGAAACTGTAAAAGTAAAATATGATCCCGAGCAGGTAGATCTTAAGTTGCTCATTGATTTGTATTTTAAAACCATTGATCCTACCAGTAAAGATCAACAGGGTAATGACAGAGGAAACCAATACAGAACCGGAATTTACTTTACCGACAAAGCTGATGAAGCTGTGGTAAAAGATGAGGTTCAGAAGCTGGCTAAAAATTACAGTAAACCTATTTTGGTAGAAACAATTTCTTTGAAAAATTTCTACAAAGCAGAAGATTATCACCAGGATTATCTGGATAAAAATCCGGGTGGATACTGCCATATTGAACCAGGACTTTTTGAAATGGCTAAAAAAGCCAATCCGCTTCCAAAAGCAAAATACCAGAAGCAGGATAAAAAGGCTTTGAAAGGAAAATTAACCGCAGAACAGTATAATGTGACCCAGGAAAACGGAACGGAGAGACCCTTCCAGAACGAATACTGGAATGAAACCCGTGAAGGAATCTATGTAGACATTACTACCGGAGAACCTTTATTTATTTCTACGGATAAGTTTGAATCAGGATGCGGATGGCCAAGCTTCTCTAAACCAATAACCAAAAAGCTGATTGATGAAAAACTAGACCGTTCTCACGGAATGGACAGGGTAGAGGTAAGGAGTAAAACCGGAGATGCTCATTTGGGACATGTTTTCACAGATGGTCCTGCGGATAAAGGCGGTCTCCGTTATTGTATCAACAGTGCTTCCCTGAAGTTTATTCCAAAAGCTGAAATGGAGCAGAAAGGGTACGGGGAATATCTGCCTTTGCTGGATAAAAAGTAA
- a CDS encoding DUF417 family protein, with protein MNGTSQFNSQSVTYQTGYYISLFGASLILLWIGIFKFTPTEAAAIKPLVENHFLSFFVYDIMSVQAVSNTIGIIEIIIALLLIFSVKFALLRKYAGIGMTVTFLITLSYLFTTPGIWKTVDGVPVTDFFILKDLVLLGFGLMIISNKQ; from the coding sequence ATGAACGGAACATCACAATTCAACAGTCAATCTGTAACGTATCAGACAGGTTATTATATTTCTCTTTTCGGGGCATCGCTTATATTGCTCTGGATCGGAATTTTTAAGTTTACTCCTACAGAAGCCGCCGCTATCAAACCTTTGGTTGAAAACCATTTTCTTAGTTTTTTCGTATATGATATTATGAGCGTTCAGGCAGTGTCAAACACTATCGGAATAATAGAAATTATCATTGCCCTATTATTGATATTTAGTGTGAAATTTGCATTGTTACGTAAGTATGCAGGCATTGGAATGACCGTAACTTTCCTGATTACATTAAGTTATCTGTTTACCACACCGGGTATATGGAAAACAGTGGACGGAGTTCCTGTCACGGATTTCTTTATTCTGAAGGATCTGGTTCTTTTAGGATTTGGCCTGATGATTATAAGCAATAAACAATAA
- a CDS encoding sigma-70 family RNA polymerase sigma factor has translation MTKDEVLRNWIDQYSGPLLKKAFYLLSNKEDAQDMVQDVFLAAFSSYDSFEGRSQPITWLMAILNRKAADFYRKKYKSEPQISLDHFFDETGSWRNDGVLNDWNVSGQEPELLDAQDFNEILESCIDNLPARWKIPLKMYYLQEKKAPEVSQELQISTTNLWKILQRSRMQLRECLDLNWFANL, from the coding sequence ATGACGAAAGATGAAGTGCTCAGAAACTGGATAGACCAATATTCCGGACCACTTTTGAAGAAGGCCTTCTATCTGCTATCCAATAAAGAGGATGCTCAGGATATGGTTCAGGACGTTTTTTTGGCTGCATTTTCGTCCTATGATTCTTTTGAGGGGAGAAGTCAGCCAATAACCTGGCTTATGGCTATCCTGAACAGAAAAGCTGCTGATTTTTATCGCAAAAAGTATAAATCAGAACCGCAGATCAGCCTGGATCATTTTTTTGATGAAACAGGTTCTTGGAGGAATGACGGAGTTTTAAATGACTGGAATGTTTCAGGTCAGGAACCTGAACTTCTGGATGCCCAAGATTTTAATGAAATACTGGAAAGTTGTATTGATAATTTACCCGCCAGGTGGAAGATTCCGCTGAAAATGTATTATCTTCAGGAAAAAAAAGCCCCCGAGGTAAGTCAGGAATTACAAATTTCTACGACTAATTTGTGGAAGATCCTTCAAAGAAGCAGAATGCAGTTGAGAGAATGTCTGGATCTGAACTGGTTTGCCAACTTATAA
- the alaS gene encoding alanine--tRNA ligase — MTSQEIRQKFLDYFKSKGHLIVPSAPIVLKDDPTLMFSNSGMTQFKDFFLGYKTPTAPRIADTQKCLRVSGKHNDLDDVGRDTYHHTMFEMLGNWSFGDYFKKDAIAFAWELLTEVYGIPKENLYVTIFEGDASENLDRDQDAYDFWKSHISEDRIINGNKKDNFWEMGESGPCGPCSEIHVDLRTPEEKAKVSGLELVNNDHPQVVEVWNLVFMEFNRKADKSLEKLPAQHVDTGMGFERLCMALQGKSSNYDTDVFTPLIAKVEELSGKKYTGILEDEKDIAIRVVVDHIRAVAFAIADGQLPSSGGAGYVIRRILRRAVSYSYRFLDIKEPFLYKLVAVLQEQMGPFFPEIDKQGKLVTEVIKSEEESFLNTIENGLVRVEKLIQQTIADNQKVLPTPEVFELYDTYGFPDDLTRIIAEEKGLTIDEEGFNAKRKEQQDRSRGGDAKKVYDWVILEEKPEAFVGYDQLEAETYITRYRKIENKDGEFYQVVLSNSPFYPEGGGQVGDKGVLENATESFEVLETKKENGLIISLLNGLPKDAGAVFYAKVDVTDRKNSQANHSVTHLLHEALREVLGTHVEQKGSYVGPDYLRFDFSHFNKMTEEELALIEQKVNQKIKDSIALQEFRSIPIQEALDKGAMALFGEKYGDNVRMIQFGSSKELCGGTHVKNTSEIGHFKITSEGSAAAGIRRIEAISGDESEAYFKNLEQQMLEISQLLKSKDVVRSIEKLIEENASLKAEADALKKEKAKGEIGEWKNAYEQKGNKQLLVKKTSLDAGSVKDIVFQLKREIPTSVTIILSDADGKPMITVGVSDDLAADYQAGAIVKDLAKEIQGGGGGNPGFATAGGKNLDGLENAYQKALTI; from the coding sequence ATGACATCACAAGAGATACGTCAAAAATTTTTAGATTATTTTAAAAGTAAAGGCCACCTTATCGTTCCTTCAGCTCCAATTGTGCTGAAAGACGATCCTACCCTTATGTTTTCCAATTCAGGAATGACGCAGTTCAAAGATTTTTTCTTAGGCTATAAAACGCCTACCGCCCCAAGAATTGCCGATACACAGAAGTGTCTGAGAGTTTCCGGAAAGCATAACGACTTAGATGATGTAGGTAGAGATACCTATCACCATACTATGTTTGAAATGTTAGGAAACTGGTCTTTTGGGGATTATTTCAAAAAAGATGCTATTGCTTTTGCCTGGGAATTACTGACGGAAGTTTATGGAATTCCTAAAGAGAATTTATACGTAACCATTTTTGAAGGTGATGCTTCAGAAAACCTTGACAGAGACCAGGATGCTTATGACTTCTGGAAATCCCATATTTCTGAAGACAGAATCATCAACGGAAATAAAAAGGATAACTTCTGGGAAATGGGAGAAAGCGGACCATGCGGACCGTGTTCAGAAATTCACGTTGACCTGAGAACTCCGGAAGAAAAAGCTAAAGTTTCAGGGCTTGAGCTTGTCAATAACGACCATCCGCAGGTAGTGGAAGTATGGAACCTGGTTTTCATGGAATTCAACAGAAAAGCAGATAAATCCCTTGAAAAGCTTCCTGCACAGCACGTAGATACGGGAATGGGCTTTGAGCGTCTGTGTATGGCGCTTCAAGGCAAATCGTCCAACTATGATACCGACGTATTCACTCCGCTTATTGCTAAAGTGGAAGAACTTTCTGGAAAAAAATATACCGGAATTTTAGAAGATGAAAAAGACATCGCGATCCGTGTGGTGGTAGATCACATCAGAGCGGTTGCTTTTGCTATTGCAGACGGACAGCTTCCTTCAAGCGGAGGAGCAGGATATGTGATCAGAAGAATCTTAAGAAGAGCGGTTTCTTATTCTTATCGATTCTTAGATATAAAAGAACCTTTCCTATATAAACTGGTGGCTGTTCTTCAGGAACAGATGGGACCATTCTTCCCGGAAATCGATAAGCAGGGCAAGTTGGTAACTGAAGTGATCAAAAGTGAAGAAGAATCCTTCCTGAATACCATTGAAAACGGATTGGTAAGAGTTGAAAAACTGATCCAGCAAACCATTGCCGACAACCAGAAAGTATTGCCTACACCGGAAGTATTCGAGCTGTATGACACCTATGGATTCCCTGATGATTTGACAAGAATTATTGCAGAAGAAAAAGGACTGACCATTGATGAAGAAGGCTTTAATGCTAAAAGAAAGGAACAGCAGGACCGCTCCAGAGGAGGAGATGCTAAGAAAGTATACGACTGGGTAATACTGGAAGAAAAACCTGAAGCATTTGTAGGATACGACCAGCTTGAAGCAGAAACCTATATTACGAGATACAGAAAAATAGAAAATAAAGACGGAGAATTTTACCAGGTGGTATTAAGCAACTCTCCATTTTATCCGGAAGGCGGAGGCCAGGTTGGAGATAAAGGAGTTCTGGAAAATGCAACGGAAAGCTTCGAAGTACTGGAAACCAAAAAAGAAAACGGACTGATTATTTCACTCCTCAACGGTCTTCCTAAAGATGCAGGAGCAGTTTTCTATGCTAAGGTAGATGTTACTGACAGAAAGAATTCCCAGGCTAACCACTCTGTGACCCACCTTTTACACGAAGCGTTAAGAGAGGTTTTAGGAACTCACGTAGAACAGAAAGGTTCTTATGTGGGGCCGGATTATCTGCGTTTCGACTTCTCCCACTTCAACAAAATGACGGAAGAAGAGTTGGCATTAATCGAGCAGAAAGTAAACCAGAAGATCAAAGATAGCATTGCTTTACAGGAATTCAGAAGTATTCCTATTCAGGAGGCTCTGGATAAAGGCGCAATGGCTTTATTTGGTGAAAAATACGGGGATAATGTAAGAATGATCCAGTTCGGAAGTTCAAAAGAACTTTGTGGAGGAACTCACGTAAAAAACACCAGTGAGATCGGTCATTTCAAGATCACTTCCGAAGGTTCTGCAGCAGCAGGAATCAGAAGAATTGAAGCGATTTCCGGAGATGAATCTGAGGCATACTTCAAAAATTTAGAACAACAGATGCTGGAAATTTCCCAGTTACTGAAATCTAAAGATGTCGTAAGATCCATTGAAAAGCTGATTGAAGAAAACGCTTCCCTTAAAGCTGAAGCAGATGCTCTTAAAAAAGAAAAAGCGAAAGGTGAAATCGGAGAATGGAAAAACGCTTACGAGCAAAAAGGCAACAAGCAGCTTCTTGTGAAGAAAACTTCCCTTGATGCAGGCTCTGTAAAAGACATTGTTTTCCAGCTGAAAAGAGAGATCCCTACTTCAGTAACGATCATTCTTTCCGATGCAGATGGTAAACCAATGATCACCGTAGGTGTTTCTGACGACCTTGCAGCAGATTATCAGGCCGGAGCTATCGTTAAAGATCTTGCAAAAGAGATCCAGGGCGGCGGCGGTGGAAATCCGGGCTTTGCAACAGCAGGCGGTAAAAACCTTGACGGGCTGGAAAATGCCTACCAAAAAGCATTAACTATCTAA
- a CDS encoding PhoX family protein, producing the protein MKMNKTIGVLLFAAAVFQACNDNNEDNPSEGNEPINSNIKIENFSQEPAFVFGMPGFENLNITTLISSSDVLSGSPNFVFAGQPDGMGIMKDPNSEGYLMITNHEITQSVSRVYLDKTFRPFKGEYILNGIGGMTRLCSATLATPETHGFSAFLTAGESGEESMVHALNPLAPASQASDQSRVKPALGKASMENAVPLPKDISGGKTYIMIGEDQSYSSSHQSAGQLIMYVSNTPGDLENGKLYALKRTNNNYTETDMVKGSSYDVEFVEIPNAKNLTGAQINQKNIDNNAIRFSRVEDVDYRKGAGKGREIYFTATGESSDGVTPKPGLTMWGRVYKLVLNESNMLAGKLEVAAEGDSNPGNNLINPDNLCVTENYVYIQEDGDSYYTAAAHDSYIWQLNIATKQYKPWLNMKHNRTDSAWQTAYNQSGNLQKFGSWEFGAMVDISNIIGLPNTFAVNIHSHTWQKDKFKNADGAGVNTNKEGGQIVIIRNVEK; encoded by the coding sequence ATGAAAATGAACAAAACTATCGGAGTCTTATTGTTTGCTGCTGCCGTATTTCAGGCTTGTAACGATAATAATGAGGACAATCCCTCAGAAGGAAATGAACCTATAAATTCTAACATTAAAATTGAGAATTTCTCTCAGGAACCGGCTTTTGTTTTCGGAATGCCAGGTTTTGAAAATCTGAACATCACCACCCTGATTTCAAGTTCTGATGTCCTTTCCGGATCTCCAAACTTTGTTTTTGCAGGCCAGCCGGACGGAATGGGAATCATGAAAGATCCTAATTCCGAGGGGTACCTGATGATCACCAACCACGAGATCACCCAATCCGTATCAAGAGTATATTTAGATAAAACATTCAGACCTTTCAAAGGAGAATATATCCTGAACGGAATCGGAGGGATGACCAGATTATGTTCTGCAACGCTTGCCACCCCAGAAACACATGGTTTCAGTGCATTCCTTACCGCAGGAGAATCTGGTGAAGAAAGTATGGTGCATGCGCTTAATCCACTGGCTCCGGCCTCCCAGGCTTCCGATCAGAGCAGGGTAAAACCGGCTTTGGGAAAAGCTTCTATGGAAAATGCAGTACCCCTTCCTAAAGATATCTCAGGTGGAAAAACCTATATCATGATTGGCGAAGATCAGTCCTACTCTTCTTCACATCAGTCTGCCGGACAGCTGATCATGTATGTTTCCAACACACCGGGAGATTTAGAAAACGGAAAACTGTACGCTTTAAAAAGAACCAACAACAATTATACGGAAACCGATATGGTAAAAGGAAGTTCTTACGATGTAGAATTCGTGGAAATTCCTAATGCTAAAAACCTTACAGGCGCACAAATCAACCAAAAGAATATTGACAATAATGCCATCCGTTTTTCAAGAGTGGAAGATGTTGATTATAGAAAAGGAGCAGGAAAAGGAAGAGAAATCTACTTTACAGCTACCGGTGAATCTTCAGATGGTGTAACCCCTAAACCAGGTTTAACGATGTGGGGAAGAGTCTACAAACTTGTCCTGAATGAAAGCAATATGCTGGCAGGAAAACTGGAAGTAGCAGCAGAGGGAGATTCCAATCCTGGAAATAACCTGATTAATCCGGACAATCTTTGTGTAACGGAGAACTATGTTTATATTCAGGAAGACGGTGATTCTTATTATACAGCCGCCGCTCACGATTCTTATATCTGGCAGCTGAATATCGCTACGAAGCAATACAAACCGTGGCTGAATATGAAGCACAACAGAACAGATTCAGCGTGGCAGACAGCCTACAACCAGTCAGGAAACCTGCAGAAATTTGGTTCATGGGAATTTGGTGCAATGGTAGACATCTCAAATATCATCGGACTTCCGAATACCTTTGCAGTTAACATCCACTCTCATACATGGCAGAAAGATAAATTCAAAAATGCAGACGGAGCCGGTGTTAATACCAACAAAGAAGGCGGGCAGATCGTTATCATCAGAAACGTAGAGAAATAA
- a CDS encoding cytochrome-c peroxidase translates to MKIFSKYPILFAVFATLIFFVLWQCKNDKHQPVNEDMAAVKSEILKTNAAFEKQISELLVLISKNADEKMLQEKFEALRKTYKKMEWAVEYFLPHSARFINGPALPEIEMDEHTELEPEGLQVLEELFYPYTTENKEETIRLLKKLTNKSNTIKTNFQTISISKDQIFDAVRQEIFRISSLGISGFDTPVSGTFLKEMPYALEGIRLTLKQISTEHSKDKALKDLNTAIDSAIAVLKKNTDKNTFDYVNFIPDHLNKISSLMLEFKKQESIPDIEVTSALSKNAPTFYSKNAFDPNAFTPGKEFAYSQAKADLGQKLFNDKILSNNNDRSCSTCHIPEKAFTDGLPKSLSLANSELQRNAPSLNYAGFQHGQFWDMRKDDLEGQSSDVISNKEEMHGDLNVILGKINKDPKYLPEFKKIFKTSKAETWQLQNALASYIRSLAKFNSDFDEYMRGNTSAMTENQKQGFNLFVGKAQCAICHFVPLFNGTVPPNFKKTEQEVLGTAVNGNNKAFDQDPGRGKFHETVASLQHSFKTPTLRNISKTAPYMHNGGYQTLKEVMNFYNKGGGKGFGFKVENQTLSDTPLNLTDKEINQIIDFMGALNDRY, encoded by the coding sequence ATGAAAATCTTTTCAAAATACCCTATTCTTTTCGCTGTATTCGCAACACTGATCTTTTTTGTACTCTGGCAGTGTAAGAACGATAAGCACCAGCCTGTGAATGAAGACATGGCTGCCGTAAAAAGTGAAATCCTGAAAACCAATGCGGCTTTTGAAAAACAGATCAGTGAACTGCTGGTTCTTATTTCCAAAAATGCCGATGAAAAAATGCTTCAGGAAAAATTTGAAGCCCTCAGAAAAACTTATAAAAAAATGGAATGGGCGGTAGAATATTTCCTTCCTCATTCTGCAAGATTCATCAACGGGCCTGCCCTTCCGGAAATTGAAATGGATGAACATACAGAACTGGAACCGGAAGGTCTTCAGGTACTGGAAGAACTCTTTTATCCTTACACCACAGAGAATAAGGAAGAAACCATCCGTCTCCTGAAGAAACTGACCAACAAAAGCAATACGATAAAGACTAATTTCCAGACGATTTCCATCAGTAAAGATCAGATTTTTGATGCGGTACGACAGGAAATTTTCAGAATTTCAAGTTTAGGGATCTCAGGATTTGACACCCCGGTTTCAGGAACGTTTTTAAAAGAAATGCCCTACGCTTTGGAAGGAATCCGGCTTACCCTGAAACAAATTTCCACGGAACATTCTAAAGACAAAGCTTTAAAAGATCTCAATACAGCTATCGATTCAGCGATTGCCGTTCTGAAGAAAAATACAGATAAAAATACTTTTGATTATGTGAATTTTATTCCGGACCACCTGAACAAAATTTCATCTTTAATGCTCGAGTTTAAAAAGCAGGAAAGCATTCCGGACATAGAAGTTACGTCAGCATTAAGTAAAAATGCGCCTACTTTTTACTCTAAAAATGCATTTGATCCGAATGCCTTCACACCGGGAAAAGAATTCGCTTATTCGCAGGCAAAAGCAGACTTAGGCCAAAAGCTTTTTAATGATAAAATCCTTTCCAATAATAATGACAGAAGCTGTTCCACCTGCCATATTCCGGAAAAAGCCTTTACAGACGGATTACCCAAATCGTTGTCATTGGCCAATTCAGAATTACAGCGGAATGCTCCTTCACTCAATTATGCAGGGTTTCAGCATGGGCAGTTCTGGGATATGCGGAAAGATGATCTTGAGGGTCAGAGCTCTGATGTCATTTCCAACAAAGAAGAAATGCACGGTGACCTGAATGTGATCCTTGGCAAGATCAACAAAGACCCGAAATATCTTCCTGAATTCAAAAAAATATTCAAAACGTCAAAAGCAGAAACCTGGCAGTTACAGAATGCACTGGCAAGTTATATCCGTTCATTGGCTAAATTCAACTCGGATTTTGATGAATATATGAGAGGAAATACATCGGCCATGACCGAAAACCAGAAGCAGGGTTTCAATCTTTTTGTGGGGAAAGCCCAGTGTGCAATCTGTCATTTTGTACCATTGTTTAACGGAACCGTTCCTCCAAATTTCAAAAAAACAGAACAGGAAGTATTGGGAACAGCAGTGAACGGCAACAATAAAGCATTTGATCAGGATCCCGGCAGAGGAAAGTTCCATGAAACGGTAGCTTCTCTTCAGCATTCGTTTAAAACACCTACGTTAAGAAACATCAGCAAAACAGCTCCATATATGCATAACGGAGGCTACCAGACGTTGAAAGAAGTCATGAATTTCTATAATAAAGGCGGTGGAAAAGGGTTCGGATTTAAAGTAGAAAATCAAACTTTATCAGATACCCCTTTGAATCTTACAGATAAAGAAATTAATCAGATTATTGATTTCATGGGGGCTTTAAATGATCGTTACTAA